One window of the Niallia circulans genome contains the following:
- a CDS encoding response regulator transcription factor, translated as MSLTGLTEKKILLVDDEVDILNLLETVLRKEGFKRIEKATTGEKGIRLSETFNPDIIILDIMLPDMEGYEVCQKMRKITFAPIIFLSAKSEEIDKLLGLGIGGDDYVTKPFSTKELVFRVKAQLRRSQYMIQSQNIDEQITFGDIIISPNTGEVKKGEKSITLKAKELQLLVYLAEHPNQIFSKSKICEAVWGEDFIGLDNTIMVHIRRLREKIEEDPSNPKWIKTVKGLGYKLQVRGNEG; from the coding sequence ATGTCATTAACGGGATTAACAGAAAAGAAAATACTATTAGTAGATGATGAGGTTGATATTTTAAATTTACTAGAAACCGTATTGCGAAAGGAAGGCTTTAAGCGAATCGAAAAAGCAACGACCGGTGAAAAGGGAATTAGGCTTAGTGAAACGTTTAATCCAGACATTATTATCCTCGATATTATGCTTCCCGATATGGAAGGCTATGAGGTATGTCAAAAGATGCGTAAGATAACCTTTGCGCCAATTATTTTTTTATCGGCAAAATCAGAGGAAATTGATAAATTGCTCGGACTTGGAATAGGTGGCGATGATTATGTTACAAAGCCTTTTAGCACAAAAGAATTAGTGTTTCGGGTTAAGGCTCAACTGCGCAGAAGTCAATATATGATTCAAAGTCAAAATATAGATGAACAAATTACGTTTGGGGATATCATCATTTCGCCGAATACTGGAGAAGTGAAAAAAGGGGAGAAATCAATAACGCTAAAAGCAAAAGAGCTGCAATTATTAGTTTATTTGGCCGAACATCCGAATCAGATTTTCAGCAAAAGTAAAATCTGTGAAGCTGTGTGGGGAGAAGATTTCATTGGTTTAGATAATACTATAATGGTCCATATTCGTCGCCTTCGCGAAAAAATTGAAGAGGATCCGAGTAATCCAAAATGGATAAAAACAGTTAAAGGACTAGGCTATAAGCTGCAAGTTAGAGGAAATGAAGGATGA
- a CDS encoding ABC transporter permease, which produces MFTLLKVELYKLKRSKILLATTIFTFLALYQGWDSAKSGHAEGEGNVFKAFLFQGTATVYSWIIFPLIITLVLVMMSRMEHSNNSWKYYLTLPVDRVKVYLAKLVIGVELFFIA; this is translated from the coding sequence ATGTTCACTTTATTAAAAGTAGAATTATATAAATTAAAGCGGTCAAAAATTTTATTAGCAACTACGATTTTTACTTTTCTTGCTCTTTATCAAGGCTGGGATTCTGCCAAATCTGGCCATGCAGAAGGAGAGGGGAATGTTTTTAAAGCCTTTTTATTTCAAGGAACTGCTACAGTCTACAGCTGGATTATTTTCCCGCTTATTATCACCCTTGTTCTCGTGATGATGTCAAGAATGGAGCATAGCAACAATAGTTGGAAGTACTATCTGACATTACCAGTAGACAGAGTGAAAGTATATTTAGCGAAGCTTGTTATTGGGGTGGAATTATTTTTTATAGCTTAG
- a CDS encoding sensor histidine kinase: MEDYNAVSLFMILSLLLSIFAFLLVNVFFFYSSYLGKERIFPYQNPTYYTLDFADNIRYENDQVSIAKNKLDDLKEGKIWIQVLDENGTEIYSQFKPEKVPSHYTPAEIIRYHKFTGALENSTIYVGMLEKGNRSLSYIMGYPEKVIGKAYINYRTETLLRDVLLMIVSIVIVVTLIALIFGYFFSRRLAKPIVQLIEGIQKLAKGDFWRRNQVKGVYKTVFENLNELSDTLQSNEAERRKLEKMREEWITNITHDIKTPLSSIKGYSELLQDYELDANEKNRYVDIILNKSVYIEHLIDDLNLTYKLKSNVFLLKKAEANLVDIIRESVIQILNHPLYEETNLDFSTETEQILFNCDKTLIQRALMNLIYNAIVHNPPDTFIQVFIGQEKETIKVWIEDNGNGIEEGELEDLFSRYYRGTNTGEAHKGSGLGLAIAKQIVEAHGGKIFVDSKLGEGTRITLIF; this comes from the coding sequence GTGGAAGATTACAACGCAGTTTCTCTTTTTATGATATTAAGTTTATTGCTTTCCATTTTTGCTTTTCTTTTGGTGAATGTATTTTTCTTCTATAGTAGCTATTTGGGAAAGGAACGTATATTCCCTTATCAGAACCCGACTTATTATACATTGGATTTTGCAGACAATATTCGATATGAAAATGATCAAGTTTCTATTGCAAAGAACAAGCTGGATGATCTCAAAGAGGGAAAAATTTGGATTCAAGTTTTAGATGAAAACGGAACGGAGATCTACAGTCAGTTTAAACCGGAAAAAGTACCTAGCCATTATACGCCTGCTGAAATAATCCGTTATCATAAATTTACGGGAGCACTGGAAAACTCTACTATATATGTTGGGATGCTAGAAAAAGGAAATCGAAGTTTGAGCTATATTATGGGGTATCCAGAGAAAGTTATTGGAAAGGCTTATATCAATTATCGGACAGAAACACTACTGCGAGATGTTTTGCTCATGATTGTCTCCATTGTAATTGTTGTAACGTTAATTGCTTTAATATTTGGCTACTTTTTTAGTAGACGGCTGGCAAAGCCGATTGTTCAGCTTATTGAGGGCATTCAAAAGCTTGCGAAAGGGGACTTTTGGAGAAGAAATCAGGTGAAGGGTGTTTATAAAACGGTATTTGAGAATTTAAATGAATTATCGGATACACTGCAATCTAATGAAGCAGAGCGCAGAAAATTAGAAAAGATGAGAGAAGAATGGATTACGAATATTACGCATGATATAAAAACACCACTTTCCTCGATTAAAGGTTATTCGGAACTGCTGCAAGACTACGAGCTAGATGCTAATGAAAAGAATCGATATGTGGATATTATCCTGAATAAATCAGTCTATATTGAGCATTTAATCGATGATTTGAATCTAACCTATAAATTAAAAAGCAATGTCTTTCTTTTGAAAAAGGCAGAAGCAAATTTGGTGGATATCATAAGGGAGTCCGTTATCCAAATTTTGAATCACCCTTTATACGAGGAAACCAATCTTGATTTTTCAACAGAAACCGAGCAAATTTTATTTAACTGCGATAAAACCTTGATACAACGTGCATTAATGAATTTAATCTATAATGCCATCGTTCATAATCCACCCGATACCTTTATTCAAGTATTTATTGGTCAAGAAAAAGAAACGATTAAAGTATGGATAGAGGATAATGGCAATGGCATTGAAGAAGGAGAACTAGAGGATTTATTTTCTCGCTACTATCGCGGAACAAATACAGGAGAAGCACATAAAGGAAGTGGCTTAGGATTAGCTATTGCTAAGCAGATTGTCGAAGCACATGGCGGAAAGATATTTGTAGATAGCAAGTTAGGGGAAGGAACAAGAATTACGCTTATTTTCTAG